A region from the Corylus avellana chromosome ca7, CavTom2PMs-1.0 genome encodes:
- the LOC132188578 gene encoding FCS-Like Zinc finger 8 — protein MADSAPESLQSDILGLRHISSSLFSIPGFIVGLGTKCLSESDSVRSPTSPLDLKVLSNLSNPFGLRSPRTQSQSWHQKKWDCNKVGFGIVDSLVNETKASVGVLDSPRRSNVIFGAHLKTSTHNTSKHYLESLHSSVKSNSLPKNYIFSSPPKTRTLYPQLGSKKVDFGNEGGHLESKPTTSITSCLVDSTTASSLHTGLTQTHSLSSMNFCSENKTTTMSSGPVISHGSEVVNSLGNKPSSLPISIGSNHELPGLLSAREIELSEDYTCIISHGPNPKTTHIFGDCILDCHTNELANFGKKEESGTNSSQVAKSPENLTPTRSDKILSVCYSCNKRLEEGEDIYIYRGEKAFCSLECRAEELLCEESEETYNNFAESSPESSYGEDLFLMGMPFAT, from the exons ATGGCTGATTCTGCTCCCGAGTCTTTGCAATCTGATATATTGGGCCTGAGACATATAAGCAGCTCACTTTTCAGTATTCCTGGTTTCATTGTTGGGCTTGGTACAAAATGTTTATCAGAGTCTGACTCAGTTAGGAGCCCCACATCTCCTCTGGATTTGAAAGTTTTGTCAAATCTTAGTAACCCCTTTGGTCTCAGGTCCCCAAGAACACAATCTCAAAGTTGGCATCAAAAGAAGTGGGATTGCAATAAAGTAGGCTTTGGCATTGTTGATTCACTTGTGAATGAAACCAAAGCTTCTGTTGGAGTCCTTGATTCACCAAGGAGGAGTAATGTAATTTTCGGAGCACATTTGAAGACTAGTACTCATAATACCTCAAAGCATTACCTTGAGTCACTTCATTCTTCTGTAAAATCCAATTCTTTGCCTAAAAACTACATCTTTTCGTCGCCCCCTAAAACCAGGACTCTCTATCCCCAATTAGGTAGCAAAAAAGTTGACTTTGGAAATGAAGGTGGCCATTTAGAATCTAAACCAACTACAAGTATTACATCATGCTTGGTCGATTCCACCACGGCTTCATCCTTACATACTGGCTTAACTCAAACTCACAGTTTGAGTTCTATGAATTTTTGTTCAGAAAATAAGACTACCACAATGAGTTCAGGTCCAGTAATTAGCCATGGTTCAGAAGTTGTGAATTCTTTGGGTAACAAACCAAGTTCGCTTCCAATTTCGATCGGCTCCAACCATGAACTTCCAGGTCTGCTTTCTGCAAGAGAGATAGAGCTTTCTGAGGATTATACCTGTATAATTTCTCATGGTCCAAATCCTAAAACAACTCACATTTTTGGTGACTGTATTTTGGATTGTCACACAAATGAGTTGGCCAATTTTGGTAAGAAAGAAGAATCGGGGACTAACTCATCTCAAGTGGCTAAAAGCCCAGAAAATTTGACACCAACTCGCTCTGACAAGATTCTCAGCGTCTGCTACTCATGCAATAAAAGACTTGAAGAGGGGGAAGACATCTACATATACag AGGTGAGAAAGCATTTTGCAGTCTTGAGTGCCGTGCTGAGGAGCTTTTGTGTGAGGAATCAGAGGAAACTTACAATAACTTCGCCGAAAGCTCTCCCGAATCAAGCTACGGTGAAGATCTCTTCCTGATGGGTATGCCCTTCGCCACCTAA
- the LOC132188360 gene encoding uncharacterized protein LOC132188360 isoform X1 codes for MIAVRLAAEETSVNLTGYEHNAVTCIGMKTDIPVILDEAIVKRHPDFFWLGGGEVDLKLGIRTSEFINFVKPFIGRKAENIKLPSANEQSINEIQRWGVPKKPTGDREPSNEDWLDDERNH; via the exons atgattGCAGTGAGGCTTGCTGCTGAGGAGACGTCAGTAAATTTAACTGGATATGAGCACAATGCAGTGACATGTATTGGCATGAAAACAGACATTCCG GTGATTTTGGATGAAGCAATTGTAAAACGTCATCCTGATTTCTTCTGGTTGGGTGGTGGGGAGGTTGATCTGAAGCTGGGGATCCGAACCTCTGAATTTATCAACTTTGTTAAACCTTTCATC GGAAGGAAAGCAGAGAACATTAAATTGCCGTCTGCTAACGAACAATCAATAAATGAGATTCAGAGGTGGGGAGTTCCCAAAAAACCAACAGGAGATCGTGAACCCTCAAATGAAGATTGGTTAGATGATGAGAGAAATCACTAG
- the LOC132188360 gene encoding uncharacterized protein LOC132188360 isoform X2 produces the protein MKTDIPVILDEAIVKRHPDFFWLGGGEVDLKLGIRTSEFINFVKPFIGRKAENIKLPSANEQSINEIQRWGVPKKPTGDREPSNEDWLDDERNH, from the exons ATGAAAACAGACATTCCG GTGATTTTGGATGAAGCAATTGTAAAACGTCATCCTGATTTCTTCTGGTTGGGTGGTGGGGAGGTTGATCTGAAGCTGGGGATCCGAACCTCTGAATTTATCAACTTTGTTAAACCTTTCATC GGAAGGAAAGCAGAGAACATTAAATTGCCGTCTGCTAACGAACAATCAATAAATGAGATTCAGAGGTGGGGAGTTCCCAAAAAACCAACAGGAGATCGTGAACCCTCAAATGAAGATTGGTTAGATGATGAGAGAAATCACTAG